ATTTTATGCCAAGTAGACAACAAAAGTACCAGCAGCAGTATCAATTTCGACCACCACCACCTCTACCGAGCCCCAGTCCATCTTTGGAAGATATGATGAAACAATTGATGGCTAGTACTGCACAACACCAGCAAAAGACGGACTCCGAACTACGGAACATAAGAAGTCAGATGGGTCAGATACAAGCGATGCAGAATCAAATAAGTCAGATGGCAATATCAATCAACCGTCTGGAGTCTCAAGTAAATGGAAGATTGCCATCCCAACCTGAACTGAACCTGAAGAACGTAAGTGCAATGACTTTAAGGAGCGGGAAGGAAATTCAGGGGCCCAAACTTTTGACTTCAAAGGATAATGACGAAGAGAAGAATGAGAAAGAACTTCAGGCAGAGAATACAAGCACCAAAAATCCAGTGGTACTTCCTGACCCGATCATAGACGTTAAAACTAATCCCCCTCCATTTCCTTGCAGGTTGGAGAAATCGAAAAAGCAGGACAAGGAGAAAGAGATCCTGGAGGTACTTCGCAAGATAGAGATCAATATCCCCCTGCTAGACGCCATCAAGCAAGTGCCGAAGTATGCAAAATTTCTGAGGGACATATGTGTCAATCGAAGGAGACTAAGGAGAGATGAAAAAGTCATTGTTGGGGAGAATGTGTCAGCAGTTCTCCAAAAAAAACTACCACCAAAGTGTGGGGATCTAAGTAGGTTTATTGTCCCATGTAGGATAGGTAACACTTTAATTAGGAATACCTTGTTGGATTTAAGAGTATCGATCAACGTAATGCCTAAATCTATGTATGCTTCTCTGAACCTCGATCCATTAAAAGAAATCGAGATAATAATTCAATTAGTTGACCGAACAAATGCATACCCTGATGGGTTGGTCAAGGATGTGCTGGTTAAAGTTAATGAATTGATATTTTCGACAGACTTTTATGTACTTGACATGGATGATGATCATTCCCCTGACCCCTCACCTTTGCTACTAGGTAGACCCTTTTTTAGCACAGCACAGACAAAAATTGACGTTAATAAGGGTACattatccatgaaatttgatggagaactagtccactttaatattttcgaTACAATGGAACATTCTGTTAACTCTCACCCTGTATTTGCTATTCATGCTATTAATCCCTCTGTGCAAGAATTTTCTGAGTTTGCTTGTAGggataaattcaaatttactgAGAACAAGTATAAGGGGATGAAAGCACTATATGAGATGAAAAGgagtagaaaattaagaaagaagGCTGCACTCAAAGGCTATTTGGATCCTGGAGGAGGGCCACTGATTACAAGAAAAATTGAGTTACACCCAGATTGAAGAGTGGTGTttaatgtctagccaaaaatattaaagaaaggcgcttatTAGGAGGCAACacaattgtttcttttaattgtttgtttgatttcgtgtgatagtttaaatatgttttccttgaatttggCTGATTTCgggttttaattttcatttttgatgaTTTGTAGGTATCCTTCtgtcatgacgtgcccgcgtcatgaCGTATG
The Coffea arabica cultivar ET-39 chromosome 6c, Coffea Arabica ET-39 HiFi, whole genome shotgun sequence genome window above contains:
- the LOC113693081 gene encoding uncharacterized protein; this translates as MASTAQHQQKTDSELRNIRSQMGQIQAMQNQISQMAISINRLESQVNGRLPSQPELNLKNVSAMTLRSGKEIQGPKLLTSKDNDEEKNEKELQAENTSTKNPVVLPDPIIDVKTNPPPFPCRLEKSKKQDKEKEILEVLRKIEINIPLLDAIKQVPKYAKFLRDICVNRRRLRRDEKVIVGENVSAVLQKKLPPKCGDLSRFIVPCRIGNTLIRNTLLDLRVSINVMPKSMYASLNLDPLKEIEIIIQLVDRTNAYPDGLVKDVLVKVNELIFSTDFYVLDMDDDHSPDPSPLLLGRPFFSTAQTKIDVNKGTLSMKFDGELVHFNIFDTMEHSVNSHPVFAIHAINPSVQEFSEFACRDKFKFTENKYKGMKALYEMKRSRKLRKKAALKGYLDPGGGPLITRKIELHPD